In the Clostridiales bacterium genome, CCATTAAGGATCGTGATTTTAAGCGGTGTTTCATTCCAGGCTGCGGCAGGATCCGTTATCTTTATGCTAAAGCCGCTATTTGCACCGCTATAATTTTTCATGGCAAGGGCTGCTTTTACATCGACAACCCTGAACATCATCCCACACTGTATTTCCCTTTTAATTCTCGGATTGGGCATTATATATTGTATGCCATCGTCCATCGGCACCAAAATATTCACTTCGTTTATCTGTGCCTGATGTGAATATATGAATGACAGTAATGTGTCCATCGCATCTTTGCCATCATAGACTATCTCGTGGACGTGCATTTTCCCTTCTTTAATGGAAAAAATCATATAACCTTTGAAATTATCATTATCATAGCATACATATGTATATCTGCCATATTGATCATCCCATGGATGGCTTAGAGTCAATTCATTCCATAAGAGGCTGTCTCTTACGGCACAGCCGTTATGAGCTTTGGCAAATTTTTTATAAAGCTCGTTCATACAGGGCAGATCTTTTTCCTCATAAGCCTTCATTGTATATTTTCCCTTGAAAATTTTGAGATATTCAACGGGTATTGTATAATGCAGCATTTCGATACCTATTTCGTATCCGTATTTTCTGTAGAATTCAAAAGAAAATGGCCCTAACATGGAAACTACTTGTCCCCTGTCTTTCATTGCTGCCAGCCATTCCTTGAGCAGCAAGCCGATTTTGCCTCCGTGACGTTCTTCAGGCATAGATGAAACCAAGCCTATGCCACCCATTTTCATGGCGACTCCATCTATATATATTTCGAAAGGGAAGCATACCACCTGAGACATCAAAGTCCCGTTGTCATCATAATAACCCAGGGCATAGTCTTCTTCAACATAATCTTGAAAATACTTTTTCATAACATCTCTGGCATTGTGCATCCATGTAAAACAGTAAGTTGCAATTTCCTGCATCCTGCCATGTTCCTCTTTAGCAATATACTTTATGGGCATTAGCATCACTTCTTTCTCAATTATTTAATCCTATTATACCAGAAGTTCATAATAACATCATGCGATTTTAAATAGCTAACGGATAAAGAAATAACCTGCATGATTTTTACAGGTTATAGTAGTATAGTAGGTGCATATTCTTAAAATAATCTTTATACATCTTGTTATAGTTTTATATCCCTTATTATATCTTTTAAAATTGAAGCAGACTTCCTGAAAAGCAACTTTTCTTCCTCCGATATTGGAAGCTCAAGTATTTTTTCAACACCATGCCTGCCGACTATCGACGGAAGGCTTATGCAAACGTCATCGATTCCGTACTGACCGTTTAGCATCGATGATACAGTAAGTATCGACCGCTCATCTCTTATTATCGCCTCGACGATTCTTTTTACCGCCAGAGCCACTGCATAATATGTCGCTCCTTTTTTTTCGATGATCTCATATGCAGCTCTTCTGACTTTATTCTCTATATCGCTTTTGATATATTTATTACATGCTTCACCGCATATGCTGCAATACCTGTCAAAAGGTATGCCGGCGATATTTGTAATGCTCCAGGCCGCGAGCTCGGAGTCACCATGTTCTCCTATCATATATCCGTGTATGCTTCTTGCGTCTATATTGCAGTGAAGGCTTAAAAGATACCTGAGCCTTGAACTGTCCAGAAGAGTACCTGAGCTTATTACCCTGCCAAATGGAAGATTCGATATCTTCTGTGTGACATAGGCCAGTATATCCACGGGATTTGTCACGATTAAATATACTGCATCCTGATTTATCTTTAAAAGTTTTGGTATCATCTGTTTGAAAATCTCGGCGTTTTTATGAGCCAGATCAAGCCTTGTTTCGCCGGGTTTAGAATTTGCACCGGCCGATACGATTATAATATCAGAACCTTTGCAGTCATCATAATCCCCCGAGTAAACATTTACGGAATTTATAAGCGGTATACCATGGCTTATGTCGAGAGCATCGCCTTCTGCTTTAGACTTGTTTAAATCTATAAGCACAATTTCATCTACTGTTCCGCTTGCCGCAAGGGTATATGCCGTCGTTGCGCCGACAAAACCCGAGCCCACTATGCTAACCTTATTCATATGTATACCTCCGGATAAAAAAATACAATAGTATTATTACCAATTTTATTATATTATAACATGGTTGCTAAAATATGTACAGGAGCGGGCATGAAGGCACAACCTGCCCGTTCCTGAATCTTTAACAGCTGTAGCCTGTACCTGGCCAGCATCCTCCGCATAAAACGAGGAGGAATACGATTATTATAAATAATACACTGTTATCGATTAGTTGAAAATTTTGGCGATCTGTCATACAATCGGTGCCTTCAGTCAGGTTTTCGCAGCTATCGCATGGATTCACGCCTGTTTGGGCTGTGCTAACCGGTTTGGAATTTCTGCCAAATTGAAGCACGATCACGATGAGAATCAGAAGAGCATATATCCATCTGACGCCCCAATTTGTTCCGCCGCCGTAGCCGCCGTAACCTGCATATCCCGTACCATAGCCCGTAAATCCCGTACCATAAGCTGGATAACCGTAAGGCATATCTTTTCCTCCCTCCTTATCGGGCGTTGGAAATCCGTAACATGTCTATTCTAATTTTATATTATGTTAAAATACCGATGGTTGTTACAGAAAAAAGCATCTTCCAGTTATCCGAAGACGCTTTTTTGTAGGTAAATATGATTTAAAACAGTTTTGATATAAATTCTATTATGTTTCTGAAAAAAGCCCTTATGAAACTTGCTTTTTTTACCTGATTTACAGCGATTACAGGTACTTTTTCCCTATATGCAGGTATCAGGTAGCCATATTTGGAGGCGCCTTTATAATCAATAGTAAGATAACCTACAGTCTGGCCTTTTGAAAGAGGTGCTATTAACTTGCCGTTTTGATATACTGTATTTTCAAAGGTGTATGTAGGTTTGAACATATTATCTTCTCCCTTTTTTAAAACAACCGAGAGGGGGGACTTTGTTGCGACTTCAGCATAATTATCCTTTCCATTTTTTACAGGCAGCTTGGACTGGCCCTGTATTTTATACCCTGCAGGGAAAAGGTCCTTTTTCTCATAATTGCTGAAAACGTAGTCAAGTATTTTTTTTGTTTCTATAAATCTGCTCTGCTTGTAATTTAAAGTTGTTTTCATTATAACAGATATAAATCTCATGTTATTTCTCATCGCAGTACACGTAAATGATATCCCGCCAAGGTCCGTCGATCCTGTCTTAAGACCGTCAACGCCTTTATAATCCAGCACGGGGTACTCTGTCCCCGGGATCATCCAATTCCAGTTATCCATTACTATTGCATCCTTCGTTCCTTCTTTGAATATCTTCCTCGGGATGCTTGCAGTCTTTAAAACATCGGGATAATCATGCAAAAGGTTGAATGCAAGCATCGCAACTGAGCGTGGAGACATTGTATTTTCATCATTTTTCCCTCCTGCAGGATGCTTTCCCTTTAAGTCTGCATTGTTAAGGCCGGTACTGTTTACAAATTTACAGTTTTTGAGACCCATACTTGCGGCCTTATCATTCATCATTTTCACAAAGTTCGCTTCGGAGCCTGCGATCAGCTCGGCAAGGGCAATGGTTGAACCGTTTGCAGAATATATAGCCATAGACTCATATAATTCTCTTACCGAATATTGTTCGTCCTTTTTCAACGGAACATTTGAAAGGGAATTATCCTGTGAAACCATATATACATAATCGCTTATGGATACTTTTTGGTCCCATTTTATTTTGCCGTTTTTAATGCTTTCATTCACAAGATACTCCGTCATCATTTTTGTCATGCTTGCAGGGTGCAGGGGTTCATCTGCGTTCTTTTCATATAATATCCTGCCGCTTGAGTAGTCGACCAATATTACTCCTTCAGCATTGACGTTTGCAAGATCGTTGGTAGTTGCTTTTGCAAAGGTATATGTACAATTGAATACAATAAAAATTGTTATGAATAAACAGCTGACACATTTTTTCAATATTTTTTTCATATTTCACAGCACCTCAATTTTGATAGTTTC is a window encoding:
- a CDS encoding L-lactate dehydrogenase; this translates as MNKVSIVGSGFVGATTAYTLAASGTVDEIVLIDLNKSKAEGDALDISHGIPLINSVNVYSGDYDDCKGSDIIIVSAGANSKPGETRLDLAHKNAEIFKQMIPKLLKINQDAVYLIVTNPVDILAYVTQKISNLPFGRVISSGTLLDSSRLRYLLSLHCNIDARSIHGYMIGEHGDSELAAWSITNIAGIPFDRYCSICGEACNKYIKSDIENKVRRAAYEIIEKKGATYYAVALAVKRIVEAIIRDERSILTVSSMLNGQYGIDDVCISLPSIVGRHGVEKILELPISEEEKLLFRKSASILKDIIRDIKL
- a CDS encoding serine hydrolase, which produces MKKILKKCVSCLFITIFIVFNCTYTFAKATTNDLANVNAEGVILVDYSSGRILYEKNADEPLHPASMTKMMTEYLVNESIKNGKIKWDQKVSISDYVYMVSQDNSLSNVPLKKDEQYSVRELYESMAIYSANGSTIALAELIAGSEANFVKMMNDKAASMGLKNCKFVNSTGLNNADLKGKHPAGGKNDENTMSPRSVAMLAFNLLHDYPDVLKTASIPRKIFKEGTKDAIVMDNWNWMIPGTEYPVLDYKGVDGLKTGSTDLGGISFTCTAMRNNMRFISVIMKTTLNYKQSRFIETKKILDYVFSNYEKKDLFPAGYKIQGQSKLPVKNGKDNYAEVATKSPLSVVLKKGEDNMFKPTYTFENTVYQNGKLIAPLSKGQTVGYLTIDYKGASKYGYLIPAYREKVPVIAVNQVKKASFIRAFFRNIIEFISKLF
- a CDS encoding GNAT family N-acetyltransferase, giving the protein MPIKYIAKEEHGRMQEIATYCFTWMHNARDVMKKYFQDYVEEDYALGYYDDNGTLMSQVVCFPFEIYIDGVAMKMGGIGLVSSMPEERHGGKIGLLLKEWLAAMKDRGQVVSMLGPFSFEFYRKYGYEIGIEMLHYTIPVEYLKIFKGKYTMKAYEEKDLPCMNELYKKFAKAHNGCAVRDSLLWNELTLSHPWDDQYGRYTYVCYDNDNFKGYMIFSIKEGKMHVHEIVYDGKDAMDTLLSFIYSHQAQINEVNILVPMDDGIQYIMPNPRIKREIQCGMMFRVVDVKAALAMKNYSGANSGFSIKITDPAAAWNETPLKITILNGKIDIDECNTADLSCDIQTFSQIFIGYLTPSMAFSLDKLRGEYKSVIEMEKAFKKSSTFNTVGF